One Drechmeria coniospora strain ARSEF 6962 chromosome 01, whole genome shotgun sequence genomic region harbors:
- a CDS encoding ribosomal protein L19, with product MLIQFARVPPPKRNRPFVKCLVDWYPWNGRVQRIELLIRSDRQALAPLPPHHPLRSPWGIASPNPITQSHHPPSALHPPHVHRPPLHPSRPQFLVHRRRSTSQGPGRVMGLSSRSNPFLPHHETTAAPAADQTSSRASSPGRSDGAAHGPRPPKGDPMALHALEVIDRKVRCLTVAFASWLRSPQGRGVLKCTIAYTLASLATFVGPLSNLLGKPDGKHVVATITVYFHASRSAGSMIEAVFIAIVAVAYAEAVSILSMATSVLVGSGMGLVTLAHVLVVVVFIGGAFGFMGWVKQRMGNPLVNVGSTLASLAIISVVTKENAVVSNVFSNQKIAQVFKMLVMGITCAAAVNLLLWRVSARSLLRRSMSSASAELGRMLSAITSSFLDGTEDKEDLVAFTAASDAYSKAYPQTMTNLREAKFENYLLGREKLYVLERAAAMAIGTVAQSVGGLRSAANGHLELLRSTRARSAASLRSSVSTTAPLLGSRASSLVPFTPDSDVFSVPSKAKGKAPLHAPSDTFDVFVAMTRPHMEALASILSQMLGQPPFGDGPTYEVRVNESFRPQLADALSMFNAARAEALEELYQLIESSRFRSDKTQAEFEEIAAACGHFSFSLQSLGEEMQKYLDILDDLKHRSLHRQRSWRWLLWWRKGVPGVTSTLPYETAETEGLIRPIKKSGVPKGIPDSMVELRDTFSWRAAPNASRMLAFVSQRALKLLRKLARDDIRFGLKVGVGASLWASVAFFEKTRDWYMHYRGEWGLLSFMIVCSMTVGASNTTGWARFVGTFLGAFFSYANWNLSRGNAVALAVLGFLVSFFNFYLIVARGKAPLGRMTLLAYNVSTLYAYSLSQKVDDDDDDEGGRMPDMTSIIKHRVLSVLAGILWGLVVCRVIWPISARKKFKEGISMLYLQMGLIWRRGPLAILLRSDCSQSYLRSGEQAAMQRYADRLEALRHAAASEFELRGPFPFETCGRILRSTNRILDGFYAMSLVTQLKGKLTPGERALLQYTAPERALLCDRMCHVFQVLASSTLLEYSLTDAVPSVMGTRDRLLSKIFEFRNAQLPEGFGLDRRRSSADTVAQEGAPTEVVVEERDYALLYAYALVTGQVAEELKVAEREIEGLFGGWDEESLLLQ from the exons atgcTGATTCAATTTGCAAGAGTACCGCCACCAAAACGGAACCGTCCTTTTGTCAAGTGTCT TGTGGACTGGTACCCGTGGAACGGTAGAGTGCAGCGCATTGAGCTGCTAATCCGATCGGATCGGCAAGCTCTAGCACCTCTGCCACCCCACCACCCACTGAGATCCCCCTGGGGAATTGCATCGCCCAATCCCATCACCCAATCCCACCACCCACCCAGTGCCCTCCACCCCCCCCATGTGCATcgcccccccctccatccATCACGTCCACAATTTCTtgtccatcgtcgtcgaagcaCCTCCCAAGGGCCAGGCCGGGTGATGGGTCTTTCCTCTCGCAGCAATCCTTTC CTGCCCCATCAtgagacgacggccgctccgGCTGCCGACCAGACAAGCTCGCGAGCTTCGAGCCCCGGTCGATCCGACGGTGCCGCTCACGGCCCTCGTCCCCCGAAAGGCGATCCCATGGCCTTGCACGCTCTCGAGGTCATCGACCGCAAGGTCCGATGCTTGACCGTCGCTTTCGCCTCCTGGCTCCGCTCTCCTCAGGGTCGCGGGGTCCTGAAATGCACCATTGCCTACACGCTGGCGAGTCTTGCCACCTTTGTCGGCCCTCTGTCCAACCTCCTCGGCAAGCCCGACGGCAAGCATGTCGTGGCGACCATCACCGTCTACTTCCACGCCTCGCGGTCCGCGGGCTCCATGATCGAAGCCgtcttcatcgccatcgtcgccgtcgcctacgCCGAGGCGGTCTCGATACTCTCCATGGCCACCtcggtcctcgtcggctccggcatGGGCCTTGTCACCCTTGCCcacgtgctcgtcgtcgtcgtcttcatcggcggcgccttCGGCTTCATGGGCTGGGTCAAGCAGCGAATGGGCAACCCGCTGGTCAATGTCGGCAGCACGCTGGCGTCGCTTGCCATCATCAGCGTCGTGACCAAGGAGAACGCCGTCGTGTCCAACGTCTTTTCGAACCAAAAGATTGCCCAGGTCTTCAAGATGCTCGTCATGGGAATcacctgcgccgccgccgtcaactTGCTCCTGTGGCGGGTGTCGGCCCGCTCGCTTCTGCGGCGATCCAtgtcgagcgcctcggccgagctcggccggaTGCTGTCGGCCATCACGagcagcttcctcgacggcaccgaggaCAAGGAAGACCTCGTCGCGTtcacggccgcctcggatGCCTACTCCAAGGCGTACCCGCAGACGATGACGAACTTGCGAGAGGCCAAGTTTGAGAATTAcctgctcggccgcgagAAGCTGTACGTGCTCGAGAgggcggccgccatggccatcggcaccgtcgcccaATCGGTCGGTGGCCTGCGGAGCGCGGCGAACGGCCACCTCGAACTCCTTCGATCGACGCGGGCTCGATCGGCCGCGAGCCTGCGCTCGTCCGTGTCCACGACGGCCCCGCTCCTCGGCAGCCGTGCGTCGAGCCTCGTCCCCTTCACGCCCGACAGCGACGTCTTTTCCGTGCCGTCGAAAGCCAAAGGCAAAGCCCCCCTGCATGCGCCGTCGGACACGTTCGATgtcttcgtcgccatgaCGAGGCCTCACATGGAGGCGCTCGCGAGCATCCTCTCCCAGATGCTCGGCCAGCCGCCCTTCGGCGACGGACCCACGTACGAGGTGCGCGTCAACGAGAGCTTTCGGCCGCAGCTGGCGGACGCGCTGTCCATGTTCAACGCGGCACgcgccgaggccctcgaggagctgTATCAGCTCATCGAGTCGAGCCGATTCCGGTCCGACAAGACGCAGGCCGAGTTTGAGGAGATTGCCGCCGCCTGCGGACACTTTAGCTTCAGCTTGCAgagcctcggcgaggagatgCAAAAGTACCTGGACATCCTGGACGACCTGAAGCACCGCAGCCTCCACCGGCAGCGGAGCTGGCGCTGGCTTCTGTGGTGGAGGAAGGGTGTCCCGGGCGTcacgtcgacgctgccgtacgagacggccgagacggagggGCTGATCAGGCCGATCAAGAAATCCGGCGTTCCCAAGGGCATACCCGACTCCATGGTCGAGCTGCGAGACACCTTTAGCTGGAGGGCCGCGCCGAACGCGAGCCGCATGCTCGCCTTTGTTTCCCAGCGCGCGCTGAAGCTTCTGAGAAAGCTCGCAAGGGACGACA TCCGTTTCGGCCTCaaagtcggcgtcggtgcctcCCTCTGGGCATCTGTCGCCTTTTTCGAAAAGACGCGCGACTGGTACATGCACTACCGCGGCGAATGGGGCCTCCTGTCCTTCATGATCGTCTGCTCCATGACGGTCGGCGCCTCGAACACGACGGGATGGGCGCGCTTCGTCGGAACCTTTCTGggcgccttcttctcctaTGCCAACTGGAACCTGAGCCGAGGCAACGCcgtggccctcgccgtcctcggcttcctcgtgAGCTTCTTCAACTTTTACCTCATCGTCGCCCGGGGCAAGGCGCCGCTGGGTCGCATGACGCTGCTCGCCTACAACGTCTCGACGCTCTACGCCTACAGCCTGAGCCAaaaggtcgacgacgacgacgacgacgagggcggccgcATGCCCGACATGACGTCCATCATCAAGCACAGGGTcctctccgtcctcgccggcatcctgtggggcctcgtcgtctgccgCGTCATCTGGCCCATCTCGGCGCGCAAAAAGTTCAAGGAGGGCATTTCGATGCTGTACCTTCAGATGGGTCTCATCTGGAGGCGAGGCCCGCTGGCCATCCTCCTGCGCAGCGACTGCAGCCAGAGCTACCTCCGGTCCGGCGAGCAGGCGGCGATGCAGCGGTACGCCGACCGGCTCGAGGCGCTGCGGCACGCGGCGGCGTCCGAGTTTGAGCTGCGCGGCCCGTTCCCCTTCGAGACGTGCGGCCGCATCCTGCGCAGCACGAACCGaatcctcgacggcttctACGCCATGAGCCTCGTGACGCAGCTCAAGGGCAAGTTAACGCCGGGCGAGCGGGCGCTGCTGCAGTACACGGCCCCGGAGCGGGCGCTGCTGTGCGACCGCATGTGCCACGTCTTCCAGGTGctcgcgagctcgacgctGCTCGAGTACTCGCTGACGGACGCCGTGCCGTCGGTCATGGGCACGCGGGACCGGCTGCTGAGCAAGATATTCGAGTTTCGAAACGCCCAGCTCCCGGAAGGCTTCGggctcgaccgacgacgcagcagcGCCGACACCGTGGCCCAAGAAGGGGCGCCGACCGAGgtggtcgtcgaggagcgggACTACGCCCTCCTCTACGCCTACGCGCTCGTGACGGGccaggtggccgaggagctcaaggtGGCCGAGCGGGAGATCGAGGGTCTATTCGGCGGCTGGGACGAGGAGTCCTTGCTGTTGCAGTAG